A region from the Buchnera aphidicola (Astegopteryx bambusae) genome encodes:
- the dnaE gene encoding DNA polymerase III subunit alpha: MKSFKFVHLNIRSDYSIVDGLNKPKELLKKAFDFNMTALGINDFGNMFGMIKFYNFAHYYGIKPILGVSLKIKFLKKYIKIILFAKNISGYNNLVLISSKIQKNNLLKKKDLNYIDCSYLKKNNEGLLLIINFDIFYELYNCLGENNFYTLKKYLDFCKKYFYDSFYLEIVRIKKLDEEFFINKLLKISYFYNVPVVATNKVCFINKNDFKIHNIRVCINKGISLYKTKDNHDYTKQQYFKSENDMLDLFSDMPDVIKNSVEISKRCNVIFSSKKYFLPKFLKKNISSEKFLIQKSCSGIKKRLHKIYLNKKISIKVLRKYYKRLSYEIKIINKMGFPGYFLIVMEFILWAKKKNIPVGPGRGSGAGSLVAYALFITEINPMDFDLLFERFLNPERLSMPDFDIDFCMEKRDIVISHISKIYGKDHVSQIITFGTMSAKSVIRDVGRVLGYPYGFINYISKLIPIDFGITIKKAFRNQTDLKKLYEKDKDVKVLVNFSKKLEGVVKNVGKHSGGIIISPTKIINHVPLYFDNDCKNSITQFDKNDLENIGLIKFDLLGLRTLTVIENTLLMIQKHNVKNCKKIDINSINISDKKVFTIFKNANTIAIFQLESRGMQNLIRKINPDSFEDIIALVALFRPGPLQSGMVKNFIDRKKGLEKIYYPDKNWQDLSLKPILKSTYGIILYQEQVMQIAQLLAGYTLGNADIFRRAISKKDPKEMKKQRKFFQDGATKQGISKIFSSKIFDLLEKFAGYGFNKSHSTAYAMITYQTMWLKTYYPSEFMSSVMNVEIDKINRLIVLIDECRRMKIRIFSPNINSSYYKFYVKKNCIIYALGAIKGIGISSIKTIVDERKKNGIFTDILNLCIRTAGKKITFGILEKLVFAGAFDCFKLDRNVLRESLKSIIKLSIQYLKNKEFIYNNLFSDVYKDYFKIIKFKEKNCLLCTEEKKINNEYLSLGFYLNSHPIFKYLSELKKYKKIVRIKNLHYKKYLKKFVLIFGIVHSVRKIISKNNHEIISFVLDDCFNKIEIVVFHNLKNKYKRLIKYKKIILVQGKVVFDNFINKIRIIACKIENMEILRNKYLKKILIFLDVKIIKKIVEKKIFDIIDKYNYGQLELNIYKNNFENYKSYFFIKKFLIFPKNNFFNQLDLFLGKNFFKVLK; this comes from the coding sequence ATGAAAAGTTTTAAATTTGTACATTTGAATATAAGATCAGATTATTCTATTGTAGATGGTTTAAATAAACCAAAGGAATTATTGAAAAAAGCTTTTGATTTTAATATGACTGCTTTAGGTATTAATGATTTCGGAAATATGTTTGGAATGATAAAATTTTATAATTTTGCACATTATTATGGTATAAAACCAATTTTAGGTGTTAGCTTAAAAATAAAGTTTTTAAAGAAATATATAAAAATTATTTTATTTGCAAAAAACATTTCTGGTTATAATAACTTAGTTTTAATATCTTCAAAAATTCAAAAAAATAATTTATTAAAAAAAAAAGATTTGAATTATATTGATTGCAGTTATTTAAAAAAAAATAATGAAGGTTTATTGTTAATAATAAATTTTGATATTTTTTATGAATTATATAATTGTTTAGGAGAAAATAATTTTTATACTTTAAAAAAATATTTAGATTTTTGTAAAAAGTATTTCTATGATTCTTTTTATTTAGAAATTGTTAGAATAAAAAAATTAGATGAAGAATTTTTTATAAATAAGTTGTTAAAAATTTCTTATTTTTATAATGTTCCAGTAGTTGCTACCAATAAAGTATGTTTTATTAATAAAAATGATTTTAAAATTCATAATATAAGAGTTTGTATAAATAAAGGAATATCTTTATATAAAACTAAAGATAATCATGATTATACTAAACAACAATATTTTAAATCTGAAAATGATATGTTAGATTTGTTTTCAGATATGCCTGATGTCATTAAAAATAGTGTGGAAATATCAAAAAGATGTAATGTTATTTTTTCTTCAAAAAAATATTTTTTACCAAAATTTTTAAAAAAAAATATTTCTTCTGAAAAATTTTTAATACAAAAATCATGCTCTGGAATAAAAAAAAGATTACATAAAATTTATTTAAACAAAAAAATAAGTATTAAAGTTTTAAGAAAATATTACAAAAGATTGTCATATGAAATAAAAATTATAAATAAAATGGGTTTTCCTGGATATTTTTTAATTGTTATGGAATTTATATTATGGGCTAAAAAAAAAAATATTCCTGTAGGGCCGGGAAGAGGCTCAGGAGCTGGATCTTTAGTAGCATATGCATTATTTATCACAGAAATTAATCCAATGGATTTTGATTTACTTTTTGAAAGATTTTTAAATCCAGAAAGATTATCTATGCCAGATTTTGATATAGATTTTTGTATGGAAAAAAGAGATATAGTAATTTCACACATTTCTAAAATATATGGAAAAGATCATGTTTCTCAAATAATTACTTTTGGTACTATGTCTGCAAAATCTGTTATTAGAGATGTAGGTAGAGTTTTAGGATATCCATATGGATTTATAAATTATATTTCTAAATTAATTCCTATAGATTTCGGTATTACTATTAAAAAAGCTTTTAGAAATCAAACAGATTTAAAAAAATTATATGAAAAAGATAAAGATGTTAAAGTTTTAGTAAATTTTTCTAAAAAATTAGAAGGAGTAGTTAAAAATGTAGGTAAACATTCTGGAGGTATAATAATATCTCCAACTAAAATAATTAATCATGTTCCTTTATATTTTGATAATGATTGTAAAAATTCTATAACTCAATTTGATAAAAATGATTTAGAAAATATTGGTTTGATAAAATTTGATTTGTTAGGATTAAGAACATTGACTGTAATAGAAAATACTTTGTTAATGATACAAAAACATAATGTAAAAAATTGTAAAAAAATAGATATTAATAGTATTAATATATCAGATAAAAAAGTTTTTACAATATTTAAAAATGCTAATACAATAGCTATATTTCAATTAGAATCTAGAGGCATGCAAAATTTGATTAGAAAAATAAATCCAGATTCTTTTGAAGATATAATTGCTTTAGTAGCTTTGTTTAGACCTGGTCCATTACAATCTGGTATGGTAAAAAATTTTATTGATAGAAAAAAAGGTTTAGAAAAAATATATTATCCTGATAAAAATTGGCAAGATCTTTCTTTAAAACCTATATTAAAATCTACTTATGGAATAATATTATATCAAGAACAGGTCATGCAAATAGCTCAATTGTTAGCAGGATATACTTTAGGCAATGCAGACATTTTTAGAAGAGCTATTTCAAAGAAAGACCCAAAAGAAATGAAGAAACAAAGAAAATTTTTTCAAGATGGTGCAACAAAACAAGGTATAAGTAAAATTTTTTCTTCTAAAATTTTTGATTTGTTAGAAAAGTTTGCTGGATATGGTTTTAATAAATCACATTCTACTGCATATGCTATGATAACATATCAAACTATGTGGTTAAAAACATATTACCCTTCTGAATTTATGTCTTCAGTTATGAATGTAGAAATAGATAAAATAAATAGGTTAATAGTTCTTATAGATGAGTGTAGAAGAATGAAAATTAGAATTTTTTCACCTAATATAAATTCTAGTTATTATAAATTTTATGTGAAAAAAAATTGTATAATTTATGCATTAGGTGCTATTAAAGGTATAGGAATTTCTTCTATAAAAACTATTGTAGACGAAAGAAAAAAAAATGGTATTTTTACTGATATATTAAATTTATGTATACGAACTGCTGGTAAAAAAATTACTTTTGGTATATTAGAAAAATTAGTTTTTGCAGGCGCTTTTGATTGTTTTAAACTAGATAGAAATGTTTTAAGAGAATCTTTAAAAAGTATTATTAAATTGTCTATACAATATTTGAAAAATAAAGAATTTATATATAACAATTTGTTTAGTGATGTTTATAAAGATTATTTTAAAATAATAAAGTTTAAAGAAAAAAATTGTTTGTTATGTACAGAAGAAAAAAAAATTAATAATGAATATTTATCTTTAGGGTTTTATTTAAATTCTCATCCTATTTTTAAATATTTAAGCGAATTAAAAAAATATAAAAAAATAGTTAGAATAAAAAATTTACATTATAAAAAATATTTAAAAAAATTTGTTTTAATTTTTGGAATAGTACATTCTGTTAGAAAAATTATTTCTAAAAATAATCATGAGATAATATCTTTTGTTTTAGATGATTGTTTTAATAAAATAGAAATAGTAGTTTTTCATAATTTAAAAAATAAATATAAACGTTTAATAAAATATAAAAAAATTATTTTAGTGCAAGGAAAAGTTGTTTTTGATAATTTTATAAATAAAATTAGAATCATAGCATGTAAAATAGAGAATATGGAAATTTTAAGAAATAAATATTTAAAAAAAATTTTAATTTTTTTAGATGTGAAAATTATAAAAAAAATTGTTGAAAAAAAAATATTTGATATTATAGATAAATATAATTATGGACAATTAGAATTAAACATATATAAAAATAATTTTGAAAATTATAAATCATATTTTTTTATAAAAAAATTTTTAATTTTTCCTAAAAACAATTTTTTTAATCAATTAGATTTATTTTTAGGAAAAAATTTTTTTAAAGTTTTAAAATAA
- a CDS encoding aminoacyl--tRNA ligase-related protein, translated as MRTSKYLLFTNKKKYTNDIDTNNLIIKSRLIKKISSGIYVFLPLGIRIIDKIKKIIKIEMEKQHAIEMLIPILQPSFLWENSGRKKIFGNELFKIIDRKKKFFILAPTNEEIITYILYKEIKSYKKFPIILYQINTKYRDEIRPKAGIIRCKEFIMKDAYSFHTENKSLKKVYFKMYNAYIKIFNHLNIKFYIVKTKSKKMGGKVSHEFHSKSKNGENYILTIENYKISKKIIVKNILKNNFSSKNQKTSNFVKIFLMKSKKNKKNIIAIIQKKSILKIDKIKKYCNDNTIKFEKKKNVKRFIKQIKDSKTFLKIRHKIIVDLSVLKLKNFYIYKKINKNKENNFSDSKKNMLIKKNFEINKSIEMAHIFQIGEKYSKKNNFFIKNKKKKNCFVKMGCYGIGITRLIPIIIEQNHDNNEIKWPTKISPFKIIILPINKQKNLEVHKTSENIYKTLKKNNIEVLIEDRIISPGKMFFESDLLGITHIIIVSEKYIKKNIVEYKNRILNIKKLISVNKILQTIL; from the coding sequence ATGAGAACTAGTAAATATTTACTTTTTACAAATAAAAAAAAATATACAAATGACATTGATACAAATAATCTAATTATAAAATCAAGACTGATAAAAAAAATATCTTCAGGAATATATGTTTTCTTACCTTTGGGAATTAGAATAATAGATAAAATAAAAAAAATAATTAAAATAGAAATGGAAAAGCAACATGCTATAGAAATGTTAATTCCAATTTTACAACCATCATTTTTATGGGAAAACAGCGGAAGAAAAAAAATTTTTGGAAATGAACTGTTTAAAATTATAGATAGAAAAAAAAAATTTTTTATATTAGCTCCAACTAATGAAGAAATTATAACATATATACTATATAAAGAAATAAAATCATATAAAAAGTTCCCAATAATATTATATCAAATTAATACGAAATATAGAGATGAAATAAGACCTAAAGCAGGAATTATTAGATGTAAAGAGTTTATTATGAAAGATGCATATTCATTTCATACAGAAAATAAATCTTTGAAGAAAGTATATTTTAAAATGTATAATGCATATATAAAAATTTTTAATCATTTAAACATAAAATTTTATATAGTAAAAACAAAATCAAAAAAAATGGGAGGGAAAGTATCACATGAATTTCATTCAAAATCAAAAAATGGAGAAAATTATATTTTAACAATAGAAAATTATAAAATTTCTAAAAAAATTATTGTTAAAAATATATTAAAAAATAATTTTTCATCAAAAAATCAAAAAACAAGTAATTTTGTAAAAATATTTTTAATGAAATCTAAAAAAAATAAAAAAAATATTATTGCCATTATACAAAAAAAATCAATACTAAAAATTGATAAAATAAAAAAATATTGTAATGATAATACAATAAAATTTGAAAAAAAAAAAAATGTTAAAAGATTTATAAAACAAATAAAAGATTCAAAAACATTTTTAAAAATAAGACATAAAATAATAGTAGACTTGTCTGTCTTAAAATTAAAAAATTTTTATATATATAAAAAAATAAATAAAAATAAAGAAAACAATTTTTCTGACAGTAAAAAAAATATGTTGATAAAAAAAAATTTTGAAATAAATAAAAGTATAGAAATGGCACATATATTTCAAATTGGAGAAAAATATTCTAAAAAAAACAATTTTTTTATAAAAAATAAGAAAAAAAAAAATTGTTTTGTAAAAATGGGGTGTTATGGAATAGGGATAACCAGACTAATTCCTATAATAATAGAACAAAATCACGATAATAATGAAATAAAATGGCCAACAAAAATCTCTCCATTTAAAATTATTATATTACCTATAAATAAACAAAAAAATTTAGAAGTACATAAAACTTCTGAAAATATTTATAAAACTTTAAAAAAAAATAATATAGAAGTTCTAATAGAAGATAGAATAATTTCTCCTGGAAAAATGTTTTTTGAATCTGATTTATTAGGAATAACACATATAATAATAGTTAGTGAAAAATATATAAAAAAAAATATAGTAGAATATAAAAATAGAATATTAAACATAAAAAAATTAATATCTGTAAACAAAATATTACAAACAATATTATAA